In a single window of the Micromonospora sp. WMMD1155 genome:
- a CDS encoding ATP-binding protein — MTAAQRGEAVAIPPRDQHAPTAGRPLFSTSFDLTDLARVRIEIEAVSRRCGLDQDEIQDWVTAVNELLINVIRHGGGSGSMRLLLNGRLTCEVTDQGRGFNAAHYVPRVERPPLSGAGGMGLWVVGQMADYLLVDSGPAGTTIRIAARTRDAG, encoded by the coding sequence TTGACGGCCGCACAGAGAGGGGAAGCAGTGGCGATCCCGCCTCGCGACCAGCATGCGCCGACCGCCGGGAGGCCCCTCTTCTCGACGTCGTTCGACCTCACCGACCTCGCTCGGGTCCGCATCGAGATCGAAGCCGTCAGTCGTCGGTGCGGCCTCGACCAGGACGAGATTCAGGACTGGGTGACGGCGGTCAACGAATTGTTGATCAACGTGATTCGGCACGGGGGCGGTAGCGGCTCGATGCGTCTGCTGCTGAACGGACGGCTCACCTGTGAAGTGACCGACCAGGGTCGGGGCTTCAACGCTGCTCATTATGTTCCGCGCGTCGAGCGACCGCCCCTGTCCGGCGCCGGCGGGATGGGGCTGTGGGTGGTGGGTCAGATGGCCGACTACCTTCTCGTCGACAGCGGACCCGCCGGCACCACCATCCGCATCGCGGCCCGCACCCGCGACGCAGGCTAG